In the genome of Actinobacillus genomosp. 1, the window CAATCCAGTAACCTTGTCCGATACCGACCGGAATCGTATCACCCTGTACCCAAGATTTTTTATGACGACGTTGCTTCCATTCACGATTCGGATATACGCCGGCTGACTCTTCAAAAATATCAATGCCCGTTTTCTGTCCGAAACCGAATTTACGCATCCATTCCGACATTTTTTCGATGCCGGTATCATAGGCAAGCTGATAGAAGAAAGTATCGGAAGACTCGGTAATCGCTTTATTTACGTTCGTTGATCCGTGACCGCCTTTTTTCCAATCTCGATAACGTTGTGTCGTGCCCGGTAAGATCCAAAAACCCGGGTCATAAATCGCATTTTGCGGTGTAATTTTTCCTTCCGCCAATCCCATCACCGCGTAAAACGGTTTCACCGTGGAAGCCGGCGGATAAGTCCCTTGCGTTGCACGGCTATATAACGGACGAGCTGGGTCTTCCAATAAGCGTTTGTAATCCGCCCCTGATACGCCGCCGACAAATAAGTTATTGTCGTAGCTCGGGTTGGTAACCATCGCCAATACGCTACTGTCACGAGGATCTAGCACCACTACCGAACCTTTTTGATCGCCGAGCAAATTCTGAATATATTGTTGTAATTCCACATCAATGGTTAAACGAATGCTGCTACCCGCCACCCCAGGCTGATCACGCAATTTACGAATCACTTTGCCTCGGTTATTGATTTCCACCTCTTCAAAGCCGGTTTGTCCGTGTAATTGATCTTCGTAATATTTCTCGATACCTAATTTACCCATATCGTGCGAACCGGCGTAATTACCGAACTTCCCATCTTCTTCGAGTTTTTTCTTATCTTTTTCGTTAATTTTCGCCACATAACCGAGAATATGGGTTAAGGTTTCGCCGTAAGGATAATTACGTTTGTAATACGCTTGTACGTCTAGACTTGGAAAACGATATTGGTTTACCGCAAAACGCGCCATTTGTTCTTCGTTTAAATTACCCTTTAATAAAATCGGCGTATAACGAGAGGTGCGTTTTTTCTCTTTACGGAACTCTTCCACATCTTCATCGGTTAAGCCGACTACATCACGTAGTTCAACTAACGTTTCTTCTAGGTTTTCGGTTTTTTCAGGAATGATATAAAGCCCGAAATAGGTAATATTTTCAGCTAATACTTTACCGTTGCGGTCGTAAATTAAACCGCGAGTAGGCGGAACAGGTAATAATTTGATACGGTTACCGTTGGAACGTGTTTGATAATCCTCATAATTCACCACCTGCAAATGATACAGATTGGTTAATAGCACACCCGTAAGTGCCAATACCCCGATAAATGCAATCAACGCACGACGAGCAAACAGATTGCTCTCCGCTTGCCCATCTCGCACTTTTTCACGAGGCTTTGGATTAGTTAATTTTCCGAGTTTACCAAACATTGTTTATCTCATTTTGTGCTCGAGCGAACGGAACAAGCGGTCAAAATTTTGGCATTTTTTACCATGTCCGTTCGAGATCAAGCTATTCTCGATGATAAGGGTGATTTGTAGTCAGTGACCACGCACGATATAAACTTTCAGCAACAATTACGCGCACCATCGGATGCGGTAAGGTTAGCGGCGAAAGAGACCAGCTTTGTTCTGCGGCGGCTTTACATTCCGGCGAAAGTCCTTCCGGCCCGCCGATCAGCAAGCATACGTCTCGCCCGTCATTTTTCCACGCCTCCAATTGGCTCGCCAATTGTTCGGTTGTCCACGGCTTGCCCGGAATATCCAAGGTCACAACTTTGCCTTTACCGGCGGCGGCTAACATCGCTTTGCCTTCTTGCTCTAAAATGCGTTTAATATCCGCATTTTTGCCGCGTTTACCGGCGGGAATCTCAATCAGTTCAAACGGCATATCTTTCGGGAAACGGCGTTGGTATTCTTCAAAACCGACCTTTACCCAATCCGGCATTTTTTGCCCGACCGCAATTAATTGTATTTTCATTGTGCCACCACGAAAATGACGATTATGCCCACAGTTTTTCTAATTGATACATTTCACGGGCATCCGCTTGTAATAAATGCACAATTGCTTGACCAAAATCGACCACGATCCAATCCGCTACCGCTTTACCTTCTTCACCAAATACTTCAAAGCCCGCTTGTTTTGCTTCTGCGCTTAAACGATCTGCGGTTGAAGCTACGTGACGCACCGAAGTACCGGTTGCGATAATCATGGTATCGGTAATGCTCGATTTACCGCGCACGTCAATCGCTAAAATATCTTGCGCTTTTAAATCATCTAAAGTTTTTGTTAAAAATTCGACTAAATTTTGTTCCACGTTCAGTTCTCTTTCAAATTTACTAAAATACAAACGTTAAATTTTAACACAAATTCGTTGCAATATAACAAATAGACAAAAGTAAAGCGGTCGTATTTGCAAATTTTTTTACCAATACGACCGCTTGTATTTAACCGGCTTAGAGCTGTGCCATTTGTTCTAATAATTGCGGAGATTTGTCCACCATTCGTAATAACAAAGTAGCTTGTGGATTCGGTTTAGTTTTGCCTTGCTCCCACCCTTGATAAGTCCGCACGGAAGTATGCAATTTATGCGCAAAAACCGCTTGCGACAGATTTAATTTTTCTCGAATCGATTTAACTTCAGACGGGCTAAGTTCTACTGGTTCAGGCTTTTCTAATACCGTGGTTCGCAGGGTGATTTTGCCTTGGATATGTTTTTCATAAGCATCAAGCCCTTCCATTAAATCATCAAAAAGTTTTCCCATTACAACTCCTTATCTCTAATTCAACAATACGCTTCACTTTATTCGCTAACATATTGCGTTCCGTATTAGATAAATCTGATTGTTCATCTTTACCATATGCGGTAACCAACAAAATTTTTGAATAATTCACAATATGATAATAAATTACCCTTGCTCCACCTCTCTTACCTTTATTTCGTTGCATATCTGCAATTCTAATTTTGCGTAAGCCGTTCGTACCTTGGATTAAATCTCCTTTATTAGGATTTTCTAATAGCTCATTCTGAAAATGTCTATATTCTTCATCACTAAGGTGCTTTTGTCTATATCGCTCAAAAGGTGGTAATTCTACAAAAACTAACTTCACTGTTTCCCTCACTATACGCTTAAAGCGTATGCTTTTCAACCAATGAAAGATAGCTTATAAGTGTTTAAGTAACATACAACTTGATTATTCTTTTTTTGCGATCAAGATCGAAAAATCAACGTATTAATAATCACTCAACAAAAAATAAGGCTAGTGATCACTAGCCTTTTTGATCTTCTTAAGCCATTAATTTTTTTAAGCGATACAACTCATCCAACGCTTGGCGAGGGGTAAGTTCATCTGGGTCGATGCTCATTAATGCTTTTTCCACGTCACTTTGTTGTACAACAAGCGGTTGAATTTGCGGTGTTTCTTGCAAATCCGCAGCGAATAATAAATTACCTTGCGGGTTATCGTGCGCTTCTTTGGTTTGTAATGAGATCTCTTCCAAATGCGCTAAACGCTGTTTCGCCAGTTGAATAACCTGTTTCGGCACACCGGCAAGCGCCGCTACCGCTAAACCGTAGCTTTTACTTGCCGCACCTTCTTGTACGCTGTGCATAAACACGATGGAATCCTGATGTTCTCGCGCATCTAAATGCACGTTCGCTACACCTTTTAACTGACTTGGCAAACTGGTCAGCTCAAAATAATGAGTCGCAAATAAGGTAAGCGATTGGGTTTTCTTGGCTAGCCATTCGGCACACGCCCACGCAAGCGATAAACCGTCATAAGTTGAAGTTCCACGCCCGATTTCATCGATCAGCACTAAGCTGTTTTCGGTTGCCTGATGCAAGATATTCGCCATTTCGGTCATTTCCACCATAAAAGTTGAACGCCCCGAGGCTAAATCATCACTTGCACCGATACGAGTAAAAATACGGTCTAACGCACCGATTTCCGCACTGTCCGCCGGCACAAAGCTACCGATATATGCCATTAAGCTGATCAATGCGATTTGACGCATATAGGTACTTTTACCGCCCATATTCGGGCCGGTTACCACCAATAAATGACGTTGTGCGTTTAAGAATACCGGATTGGCAATAAACGGATCTTTTAACACTTGCTCCACCACCGGATGGCGACCTCCTTTGATATTCACGCCTCGTTGTAAGCTGAACGTCGGACGCACATAGTTCAAACTTTCCGCTCGCTCGGCAAGATTGGTCAGTACGTCTAATTCGGATAATGCCATCGCCGCCAACTGCAATTCGCCCAAACGCGGCATAAGTAAATCGAACAACTCATCATAAAGTTGTTTCTCCAATGCTAATGACGCACCTTTTGCTTTCAGCACCTTATCTTCATAGGTTTTCAGCTCGGGAATAATATAACGCTCGGCATTTTTCAAGGTTTGGCGGCGTACGTAGTGCATCGGGGCTTTATGCGCTTGTCCTTGGCTAATTTGAATATAGTAGCCGTGTACTGCATTAAAGCCGATTTTAAGCGTATCAATACCGGTTGCTTCTCTTTCTCGAATTTCGAGATTTTCCAAATATTGCGTTGCACCGGCAGAAAGCTCTCGCCATTCGTCCAACTCCGCATTGTAACCTGCGGCAATTACACCGCCGTCACGAATTAATTGTGGAGGCGTTTCAATAATCGCACGTTCAAGCAGTGCGTGTAATTCACTGAAATCGCCTATTTGTGCCACAAGTGCATCAAGCGAAGCGGTCAAATTTTTCGCATTTTTTGCAATATCAGGCAATTGTGCCAAGGCGGTACGCAAACGGGTTAAATCACGTGGGCGAGCCGAGCGCAATGCAACACGAGCAAGGATTCGCTCCATATCACCGACATTTTGTAGTAACGGCTGAAGCAGTTCGATACGTTGTTCTTTTTGTAAAGTGTCAATTATATCTTGACGCTTTTTCAACTTTTCTAGGTCACGAATCGGTTGATGAATCCAGCGTTTCAGCAAACGGCTACCCATTGGCGTAACGCATTTATCTAAAACCGCTGCTAACGTGTTTTCCGTTCCGCCGGCTAAGTTTTGGGTAAGTTCTAAGTTACGGCGAGTTGCCGCATCCAGCAAAACGGTATCGCTATTTTGTGCCAAATGAATACTGTTGATATGCGGTAAGGCTGTACGTTGCGTTTCTTGTGCATAGTGTAAAACACAACCCGCCGCACATAATGCCACCACGGCTTTTTCCACCCCAAAACCGGCTAAACTTTGTGTACCGAATTGGCGATTTAATAAATTAATCGCCGTGACTAACTCAAATTCCCACACCGGACGGCGACGTAAGCCTTTATAATTATTTAAAATCTCAGCGGCAGAAAAATCTTCCGCATATAGAATTTCTGCCGGTTGTAAGCGTTGTAATTCGGCAGCGAGCGCTTCTTTATTTGGTAATTCGGTAATTAAAAAACGTCCGGAAGTCATATCCAAAGTTGCAATCGCAAACACGCCCTTTTCTTCGTAAATCGCTGCAACTAAATTATCCTGTCGTTCCGGCAATAACGCTTCATCACTTACGGTACCGGGGGTAACAATGCGCACAACTTTACGTTCAACCGGGCCTTTACTGGTTGCTGGATCACCAATCTGCTCACAAATCGCCACCGATTCGCCCAATGCGACCAATTTAGCTAAATA includes:
- the mrdA gene encoding penicillin-binding protein 2, with the translated sequence MFGKLGKLTNPKPREKVRDGQAESNLFARRALIAFIGVLALTGVLLTNLYHLQVVNYEDYQTRSNGNRIKLLPVPPTRGLIYDRNGKVLAENITYFGLYIIPEKTENLEETLVELRDVVGLTDEDVEEFRKEKKRTSRYTPILLKGNLNEEQMARFAVNQYRFPSLDVQAYYKRNYPYGETLTHILGYVAKINEKDKKKLEEDGKFGNYAGSHDMGKLGIEKYYEDQLHGQTGFEEVEINNRGKVIRKLRDQPGVAGSSIRLTIDVELQQYIQNLLGDQKGSVVVLDPRDSSVLAMVTNPSYDNNLFVGGVSGADYKRLLEDPARPLYSRATQGTYPPASTVKPFYAVMGLAEGKITPQNAIYDPGFWILPGTTQRYRDWKKGGHGSTNVNKAITESSDTFFYQLAYDTGIEKMSEWMRKFGFGQKTGIDIFEESAGVYPNREWKQRRHKKSWVQGDTIPVGIGQGYWIATPLQVAKAQAILINNGRVNTPHLMMEVIGSDKTEPYKDPLLFEDIQGVPERFWQVAKFGMYNVINAANGTGRKAGGSFYRAAGKSGTAQVFNLNGGKYNKNALKKELHDHAWFISYAPYEEPKVSVAIILENAGGGGSNAAPVARQVMDFALRNTLKEPVGTTEPLQNIEQIQPLEQEGQTNNE
- the rlmH gene encoding 23S rRNA (pseudouridine(1915)-N(3))-methyltransferase RlmH, whose protein sequence is MKIQLIAVGQKMPDWVKVGFEEYQRRFPKDMPFELIEIPAGKRGKNADIKRILEQEGKAMLAAAGKGKVVTLDIPGKPWTTEQLASQLEAWKNDGRDVCLLIGGPEGLSPECKAAAEQSWSLSPLTLPHPMVRVIVAESLYRAWSLTTNHPYHRE
- the rsfS gene encoding ribosome silencing factor, giving the protein MEQNLVEFLTKTLDDLKAQDILAIDVRGKSSITDTMIIATGTSVRHVASTADRLSAEAKQAGFEVFGEEGKAVADWIVVDFGQAIVHLLQADAREMYQLEKLWA
- a CDS encoding helix-turn-helix domain-containing protein, with product MGKLFDDLMEGLDAYEKHIQGKITLRTTVLEKPEPVELSPSEVKSIREKLNLSQAVFAHKLHTSVRTYQGWEQGKTKPNPQATLLLRMVDKSPQLLEQMAQL
- a CDS encoding type II toxin-antitoxin system RelE/ParE family toxin — encoded protein: MKLVFVELPPFERYRQKHLSDEEYRHFQNELLENPNKGDLIQGTNGLRKIRIADMQRNKGKRGGARVIYYHIVNYSKILLVTAYGKDEQSDLSNTERNMLANKVKRIVELEIRSCNGKTF
- the mutS gene encoding DNA mismatch repair protein MutS, which translates into the protein MTQDLSKHTPMMVQYLQLKAQNPDILLFYRMGDFYELFYDDAKKAAALLDISLTKRGASAGEPIPMAGVPYHAVEGYLAKLVALGESVAICEQIGDPATSKGPVERKVVRIVTPGTVSDEALLPERQDNLVAAIYEEKGVFAIATLDMTSGRFLITELPNKEALAAELQRLQPAEILYAEDFSAAEILNNYKGLRRRPVWEFELVTAINLLNRQFGTQSLAGFGVEKAVVALCAAGCVLHYAQETQRTALPHINSIHLAQNSDTVLLDAATRRNLELTQNLAGGTENTLAAVLDKCVTPMGSRLLKRWIHQPIRDLEKLKKRQDIIDTLQKEQRIELLQPLLQNVGDMERILARVALRSARPRDLTRLRTALAQLPDIAKNAKNLTASLDALVAQIGDFSELHALLERAIIETPPQLIRDGGVIAAGYNAELDEWRELSAGATQYLENLEIREREATGIDTLKIGFNAVHGYYIQISQGQAHKAPMHYVRRQTLKNAERYIIPELKTYEDKVLKAKGASLALEKQLYDELFDLLMPRLGELQLAAMALSELDVLTNLAERAESLNYVRPTFSLQRGVNIKGGRHPVVEQVLKDPFIANPVFLNAQRHLLVVTGPNMGGKSTYMRQIALISLMAYIGSFVPADSAEIGALDRIFTRIGASDDLASGRSTFMVEMTEMANILHQATENSLVLIDEIGRGTSTYDGLSLAWACAEWLAKKTQSLTLFATHYFELTSLPSQLKGVANVHLDAREHQDSIVFMHSVQEGAASKSYGLAVAALAGVPKQVIQLAKQRLAHLEEISLQTKEAHDNPQGNLLFAADLQETPQIQPLVVQQSDVEKALMSIDPDELTPRQALDELYRLKKLMA